A section of the Arabiibacter massiliensis genome encodes:
- a CDS encoding glycosyltransferase produces MDSEELNIIASPADAGLSAEDGPAAMAVVGPEAEPEPPTVVVMHASVGSGHRSAANAIAQAFELMREERAAADADADADGPLADAPAVPADLKVEVFDVLDFGRVVFDGNKAASLFTGATRPIYDLTWRFTLTGRLLWGGGSIWSHLMYSKFTDYVREHRPVAVVCTHITAANVAVAARMLTGQRFPIVCVPTDYETEGLWPHKGTDLFCVANESMAETLRPRKVPEDRILITGIPTREDFRRAYDRDATRDELGLPKDKRVVLALAGAYLPRPYVHFRTALDKLLPYLHTFDKELHFVFVAGSDADYARHLRQACAELGLKNVTVLDYVEGMAALMAASDLVICKSGGLTVTECLCAQVPMILLGRAYGQEKVNVRMLTSLGAALHVTTARELLDALRHIAANPESEHAMLVNGGFLRRPDAARDVAAATLRLVAAPKDAADPRYRKHLLWFYWGGKPAHIR; encoded by the coding sequence ATGGATTCTGAAGAGCTCAACATCATCGCATCCCCCGCCGACGCAGGCCTCTCCGCAGAGGACGGCCCGGCCGCCATGGCCGTCGTCGGGCCTGAGGCCGAACCCGAGCCGCCCACGGTCGTGGTCATGCACGCCTCGGTGGGCTCGGGCCATCGCAGCGCCGCGAACGCCATCGCGCAGGCCTTCGAGCTCATGCGCGAGGAGCGCGCGGCGGCCGACGCCGATGCCGACGCCGACGGCCCGCTCGCGGACGCGCCCGCCGTTCCCGCCGACCTCAAGGTGGAGGTGTTCGACGTGCTCGATTTCGGGCGCGTGGTGTTCGACGGCAACAAGGCCGCCTCGCTCTTCACCGGCGCGACGCGGCCCATCTACGACCTCACCTGGCGCTTCACGCTCACCGGACGCCTTCTGTGGGGCGGCGGCTCCATCTGGTCGCACCTCATGTACTCCAAGTTCACCGACTACGTGCGCGAGCATCGGCCCGTGGCCGTCGTGTGCACGCACATCACCGCCGCCAACGTGGCCGTGGCCGCGCGCATGCTCACCGGGCAGCGCTTCCCCATCGTGTGCGTGCCCACCGACTACGAGACGGAGGGCCTCTGGCCGCACAAGGGGACCGACCTGTTCTGCGTCGCGAACGAGTCGATGGCCGAGACGCTCAGGCCGCGCAAGGTGCCCGAGGACCGCATCCTCATCACGGGCATCCCCACGCGCGAGGACTTCCGCCGCGCCTACGACCGCGACGCCACGCGCGACGAGCTGGGGCTTCCGAAGGACAAGCGCGTAGTGCTGGCGCTGGCCGGCGCGTACCTGCCCCGTCCCTACGTGCACTTCCGCACCGCGCTCGACAAGCTGCTGCCCTACCTGCACACCTTCGACAAGGAGCTGCATTTCGTGTTCGTGGCCGGCAGCGACGCCGACTACGCGCGCCATCTGCGCCAGGCGTGCGCCGAGCTGGGGCTGAAAAACGTCACCGTGCTCGACTACGTGGAGGGCATGGCCGCGCTCATGGCCGCGAGCGACCTGGTCATCTGCAAGTCCGGCGGCCTCACCGTCACCGAGTGCCTGTGCGCGCAGGTGCCTATGATCCTGCTCGGCCGCGCCTACGGGCAGGAGAAGGTGAACGTGCGCATGCTCACCTCGCTCGGCGCCGCGCTGCACGTGACCACCGCGCGCGAGCTGCTCGACGCGCTGCGCCACATCGCCGCCAACCCTGAGAGCGAGCACGCCATGCTGGTGAACGGCGGCTTCCTGCGCCGCCCCGACGCCGCGCGCGATGTCGCCGCCGCCACGCTGCGCCTGGTCGCCGCCCCGAAGGATGCGGCCGACCCGCGCTACCGCAAGCACCTGCTGTGGTTCTACTGGGGAGGCAAGCCCGCCCACATCCGCTAG
- a CDS encoding helix-turn-helix transcriptional regulator — translation MGIEQRKMIGRSVRALRRERGLTQGQLAAMIGNSSKQYIFAIENGDKNVTIDVLCRIAEALDVPVRDLIDF, via the coding sequence ATGGGAATCGAGCAGAGAAAAATGATCGGCAGGAGCGTTCGCGCGCTCCGGCGCGAGCGCGGTCTGACGCAGGGGCAGCTTGCCGCGATGATCGGCAACAGCAGCAAGCAGTACATATTCGCCATCGAGAACGGCGACAAGAACGTGACGATCGACGTCCTGTGCCGCATCGCGGAAGCGCTCGATGTGCCGGTGCGCGATCTCATTGATTTCTAG
- a CDS encoding cytochrome c3 family protein, with protein MRKLLIVFAVAALATGAFGLGCAPSQEKAQPSATSQEELAAAYPLSNVQHASSNMKCAACHDEEDPAQGVDAVSSEKCLSCHGSREKVAERTAGIGEGVNPHDNFHYDMQLECTTCHKSHGESVNLCSSCHDADLWMNDIP; from the coding sequence TTGAGGAAACTACTGATCGTTTTCGCTGTCGCCGCGCTCGCTACAGGGGCGTTCGGTCTGGGATGCGCGCCTAGTCAAGAGAAGGCGCAGCCCTCAGCCACGAGCCAAGAGGAGCTGGCGGCCGCCTATCCGCTCAGCAACGTCCAGCACGCGTCGAGCAACATGAAATGCGCGGCATGCCACGACGAGGAGGATCCCGCACAAGGAGTCGATGCCGTCTCTAGCGAGAAATGCCTGTCGTGCCACGGAAGCCGCGAGAAGGTTGCCGAGAGGACGGCAGGCATCGGCGAGGGCGTGAACCCCCACGACAACTTCCATTACGACATGCAGCTCGAATGCACGACCTGCCACAAAAGCCACGGCGAGTCCGTCAACCTGTGCTCCAGCTGTCACGACGCGGATCTTTGGATGAACGACATCCCCTAG
- a CDS encoding flavocytochrome c: MDRKRFLQTGLVATAAAAASLVGIGQAFAAPETEKTGEEGFDEVVDVIVVGSGLAGTVAAVTAAEAGSTTLLLEKMDQLGGTSSVSGLNFACTGSEEQAAEGIEDDPELLYQDMRKVADDYGDPELARIVTSKSVEFYRFLTERGVTFKKFKNGGGHSVKRILWAGGGRFLLDPLYEHAAQNLSDTLEARTRCKVDDLVMRDGKVVGVVARQNYSFDYSAPETDDAENTSGQARRIGARKGVIFATGGYARDKNLLRAESAILAQADSMTNPGATSGAMKMLVSHGAQAVNLSLFRLSYPIPTEDVCWGMLVNPDGQRFVNELGSRNDLGVIILKEMLEHEGKPPLLMYDSKGIELFRDKQRLEMSLAGRNFKNGSMYAFDTIDEMAEHFGYDKQVLADAVARYNEMIDKGVDEDFGKDMTALNGAALKQPPFYGMNLIPNNNYTPGGVRINVSGQVLDENGSPIDGLYAAGEATGGVHGAQRLTACSCPDCGAFGMVCGTEVSAREASEL; this comes from the coding sequence ATGGACAGGAAGCGTTTCCTGCAAACCGGCCTCGTGGCCACCGCCGCTGCCGCCGCCTCTCTTGTCGGAATTGGACAGGCGTTTGCCGCACCCGAGACAGAGAAAACGGGTGAAGAAGGCTTCGATGAGGTTGTGGACGTCATCGTGGTGGGAAGCGGCCTGGCGGGCACGGTTGCCGCCGTCACCGCCGCAGAGGCCGGCAGCACTACCCTGCTTTTGGAAAAGATGGACCAGCTTGGCGGTACCTCATCCGTGAGCGGGCTGAACTTCGCCTGCACGGGAAGCGAGGAGCAGGCCGCCGAAGGCATAGAGGATGACCCCGAGCTGCTCTATCAGGACATGAGGAAGGTGGCTGACGACTACGGCGACCCCGAACTCGCGCGCATCGTCACGTCGAAGTCCGTCGAGTTCTACCGCTTCCTCACCGAACGAGGCGTCACCTTCAAGAAGTTCAAGAACGGCGGCGGTCACAGCGTGAAGCGCATCCTCTGGGCTGGCGGCGGGCGCTTTCTGCTCGACCCGCTCTACGAGCATGCCGCGCAGAACCTCTCCGACACGCTCGAGGCCAGAACGCGCTGCAAGGTGGACGATCTCGTCATGCGCGACGGTAAGGTAGTGGGCGTGGTCGCACGTCAGAACTACTCGTTTGACTACAGCGCGCCTGAAACCGATGATGCGGAGAACACGAGCGGCCAAGCGCGGCGCATCGGGGCACGCAAGGGCGTCATCTTCGCGACCGGCGGCTATGCACGCGATAAAAACCTGCTACGCGCCGAAAGCGCTATCCTGGCGCAAGCCGATTCCATGACCAATCCCGGCGCCACCTCGGGCGCTATGAAGATGCTCGTGTCCCACGGCGCGCAGGCGGTGAACCTTTCGCTGTTCCGCCTGTCCTACCCCATCCCCACCGAGGACGTGTGCTGGGGCATGCTGGTGAACCCCGACGGCCAGCGTTTCGTAAATGAGCTGGGAAGCCGCAACGACCTGGGCGTCATCATCCTGAAGGAGATGTTGGAGCACGAAGGAAAGCCCCCGCTGCTCATGTACGACTCAAAGGGCATCGAGCTGTTCCGCGACAAACAGCGCTTAGAGATGTCGCTGGCCGGCAGGAACTTCAAGAACGGCAGCATGTACGCCTTCGATACCATCGATGAGATGGCCGAGCACTTCGGCTATGACAAGCAAGTGCTCGCCGACGCAGTAGCCCGCTACAATGAGATGATCGATAAGGGAGTGGACGAAGACTTCGGCAAGGACATGACCGCCCTGAACGGAGCCGCGCTCAAGCAGCCGCCGTTCTACGGGATGAACCTCATCCCCAACAACAACTACACGCCGGGCGGCGTGCGCATCAACGTGTCGGGGCAGGTTCTTGACGAGAACGGCAGCCCCATCGACGGGCTCTATGCTGCAGGCGAGGCAACCGGGGGCGTGCATGGCGCGCAGCGACTCACCGCCTGCTCGTGTCCCGATTGCGGAGCCTTCGGCATGGTGTGCGGCACCGAGGTTTCCGCACGCGAGGCGTCGGAGCTGTAG
- a CDS encoding DEAD/DEAH box helicase, producing MKQFNELGLSEAALQAVARLGYEAPTPVQEQAIPLALVGRDLIAAAKTGTGKTAAFSLPSLDRLGHAKGGQGPLMLVVTPTRELAQQIGEVCGAIAVSTHHRILTVVGGLSYEPQISKLKHGVDVLIATPGRLVDLMEQGAVRLGSVEVLVLDEADRMLDMGFWPAMKKIIGATPATRQTLLFSATIDRSIQDSVGKLLHDPAMVEIAHKGETADTVEQYVIHTQQTLKPDLLKALLAEKGAERVIVFARTRSRADSTCRRLKRAGFTVEAIHSDRSQNQRRRALDNFAAGRTNVLVATDVLARGIDVEEVDYVVNYDLPTQPEDYVHRIGRTGRAGAAGFAVSFVSPETADALADIEKLIKRPIPEMELASFDAETAAAEAAARTQRSEARRDPEIKQAAKEQAARERKKAKAREQAQAEPAAPAAGAKKRRSPKKPAGVQGATANRPRPAQQARKQGAGQPAAAPKSRGGSDLRPGRAQRAAKDQQRNRGGKRR from the coding sequence ATGAAGCAATTCAACGAACTCGGCCTATCCGAGGCGGCCCTCCAGGCCGTCGCGCGCCTGGGCTACGAAGCGCCCACGCCCGTCCAGGAGCAGGCTATCCCGCTCGCACTCGTTGGCCGCGACCTCATCGCCGCCGCCAAGACCGGCACCGGAAAAACGGCGGCGTTCTCGCTGCCCTCCCTCGACAGGCTCGGCCACGCCAAGGGCGGCCAGGGCCCGCTCATGCTGGTGGTCACCCCCACGCGCGAGCTCGCGCAGCAGATCGGCGAGGTATGCGGCGCCATCGCCGTGTCCACGCACCACCGCATCCTCACCGTGGTGGGCGGCCTGTCCTACGAGCCGCAGATCTCCAAGCTCAAACACGGCGTGGACGTGCTTATCGCCACGCCGGGGCGCCTCGTGGACCTCATGGAGCAGGGCGCGGTGCGCCTGGGCAGCGTGGAAGTGCTCGTGCTCGACGAGGCCGACCGCATGCTGGACATGGGCTTCTGGCCGGCCATGAAGAAGATCATCGGCGCCACGCCCGCCACGCGCCAGACGCTGCTGTTCTCGGCCACCATCGACCGCTCCATCCAGGACAGCGTGGGCAAGCTGCTGCACGACCCCGCCATGGTGGAGATCGCGCACAAGGGCGAGACGGCCGACACCGTGGAGCAGTACGTCATCCACACGCAGCAGACGCTCAAGCCCGACCTGCTGAAAGCGCTGCTGGCCGAGAAGGGCGCCGAGCGCGTCATCGTGTTCGCGCGCACGCGCAGCCGCGCGGACTCCACGTGCCGACGCCTCAAGCGTGCGGGCTTCACCGTGGAGGCCATCCACTCCGACCGCAGCCAGAACCAGCGCCGGCGTGCGCTCGACAACTTCGCCGCCGGGCGCACGAACGTGCTCGTGGCCACCGACGTGCTCGCGCGCGGCATCGACGTGGAGGAAGTGGACTACGTCGTGAACTACGACCTGCCCACCCAGCCCGAGGACTACGTGCACCGCATCGGCCGCACGGGGCGCGCGGGCGCGGCCGGCTTCGCCGTGTCGTTCGTGAGCCCCGAGACCGCCGACGCGCTCGCCGACATCGAGAAGCTCATCAAACGCCCCATCCCCGAGATGGAGCTGGCCTCCTTCGACGCCGAGACGGCCGCCGCCGAGGCCGCTGCGCGCACCCAGCGCTCCGAGGCGCGCCGCGACCCGGAGATCAAGCAGGCCGCAAAGGAGCAGGCCGCGCGCGAGCGCAAGAAGGCGAAGGCCCGCGAGCAGGCGCAGGCCGAGCCGGCCGCTCCCGCCGCCGGGGCCAAGAAGCGCCGCAGCCCGAAGAAGCCCGCCGGCGTGCAGGGCGCGACTGCCAACCGCCCGCGTCCCGCTCAGCAGGCGAGGAAGCAGGGCGCCGGCCAGCCCGCCGCGGCTCCCAAGTCGCGCGGCGGCTCCGATCTGCGCCCCGGCCGCGCCCAGCGCGCCGCCAAGGACCAGCAGCGCAACCGCGGCGGCAAGCGGAGGTAG
- a CDS encoding DUF1667 domain-containing protein, which produces MQFATDVATFTCICCPLGCSIEVSFDESGAVAEVSGHTCKRGADYAAQEAVAPERMVTAVVCAAGCLEPVSVKTARPVPKDRMRDVLAAIAALRPEAPVAAGERLIEDVCGTGVPVIATKSVS; this is translated from the coding sequence ATGCAGTTCGCAACCGACGTGGCAACGTTCACCTGCATCTGCTGCCCGCTGGGCTGCTCGATCGAGGTGTCCTTCGACGAGTCCGGGGCGGTGGCCGAGGTGAGCGGGCACACGTGCAAGCGCGGTGCCGACTACGCCGCGCAGGAGGCCGTGGCCCCCGAGCGCATGGTGACGGCGGTCGTGTGCGCGGCCGGGTGCCTCGAGCCCGTGAGCGTGAAGACCGCCCGTCCCGTGCCGAAGGACCGCATGCGCGACGTGCTGGCCGCCATCGCCGCGCTCCGGCCGGAGGCGCCCGTCGCCGCCGGCGAGCGGCTGATCGAGGACGTGTGCGGAACCGGCGTGCCCGTCATCGCCACGAAGAGCGTATCCTGA
- a CDS encoding FAD-dependent oxidoreductase, translating to MDTNMMHAADVVVAGAGVAGAAAARELARWRLSVTVLEAGNDVACGASRANSGIVHAGHDPLPGTLKARFNVEGSHLFPRWADELGFSYRRNGSLVLAFSDEELASVRALVARAARNGVEGVREIDAAAVRALEPHVSPLVRGALLAETGGICDPYEVALFALEQAAVHGADVRFGERVTSIARLSAAEAAALEPAAASAQDAPRVPLRYLVSTSTGRRFAARAVVNAAGVFADELNNCVSERRLRIVARRGEYCLYDTDLGARFERTMFQAPSSAGKGVLVTPTVHGNLLVGPNAVEQASKADVSTSAEGLRFVLEEARRTWPEAGSRGLITNFAGLRASAAEGGDFVIGEPDDAPGFFNIACFDSPGLTSAPAVGAHVAASIAEQLGARENPGFEPRREREKPFCDQAEGERAAAVAADPRAGRIVCRCCEVTEAEIVRALHGPLPVLSLDALKWRTRAMMGRCHAGFCSPEIARIVAREAGVVPDRLDKRLPGSPVVAAARPDYVELAGRAAHPERAAEDGSEAEDGSEVYDVAVAGGGAAGIAAAQAAAVEGARVVLIDREARLGGILKQCVHNGFGLHRFGEELTGPEYAEREIDALEGVDVLPSASAVSLEAAPQEGGPLVVHVVDEHGARAIRARSVVLATGSRERGLGALNVAGSRPSGVFSAGSAQNFMNLQGCLPGRRAVILGSGDIGLIMARRLASQGAEVEGVYELMPHPSGLRRNVVQCLDDFGIPLHLSRTVTRLEGEGRLSAVYVSEVDPDTIQVIPGTERRVPCDALLLSVGLLPENELAKTAGVPLDAVTGGARVDNRLETDVAGVFACGNALHVHDLVDHASEEGQRAGAAAAAHARRVAAGEGAGARAAVPVTAGEGVRYVVPQAVDAATPADESVTLSLRVSRAVRNPRFFVEGVDEAGRVRELKRAKTMVAVPAEMVQIKLAAGEFAGLASARVRVEGRDEAVAARPAAATGMAGGGAE from the coding sequence ATGGATACGAACATGATGCATGCGGCCGACGTCGTGGTGGCGGGCGCCGGCGTGGCGGGCGCTGCGGCGGCCCGCGAGCTGGCGCGCTGGCGCCTTTCCGTCACGGTGCTCGAAGCGGGAAACGACGTGGCCTGCGGGGCGTCGCGCGCGAACTCGGGCATCGTCCACGCCGGGCACGACCCGCTGCCCGGCACCCTCAAGGCGCGCTTCAACGTGGAGGGCTCGCACCTGTTCCCGCGCTGGGCCGACGAGCTGGGGTTCTCCTACCGGCGCAACGGCTCGCTCGTGCTGGCGTTCTCGGACGAGGAGCTGGCCAGCGTGCGCGCCCTCGTCGCGCGGGCCGCGCGCAACGGCGTTGAAGGCGTGCGCGAGATCGACGCGGCCGCCGTCCGCGCGCTCGAGCCGCACGTGAGCCCGCTCGTGCGCGGGGCGCTCTTGGCCGAGACGGGGGGCATCTGCGACCCCTACGAGGTGGCGCTCTTCGCGCTCGAGCAGGCCGCGGTCCACGGCGCCGACGTGCGCTTCGGCGAGCGCGTGACGTCTATCGCGCGCCTCTCGGCCGCCGAGGCCGCCGCGCTCGAGCCCGCCGCCGCCAGCGCCCAGGACGCGCCGCGCGTCCCGCTGCGCTACCTGGTGTCCACGTCCACGGGCCGCCGGTTCGCCGCGCGGGCCGTGGTGAACGCGGCTGGCGTCTTCGCCGACGAGCTCAACAACTGCGTGAGCGAGCGCAGGCTGCGCATCGTCGCGCGGCGCGGCGAATACTGCCTCTACGACACCGACTTGGGCGCGCGCTTCGAGCGCACGATGTTCCAGGCGCCCTCGTCGGCCGGCAAGGGCGTGCTCGTCACGCCTACCGTGCACGGCAACCTCCTCGTCGGCCCCAACGCGGTGGAGCAGGCGAGCAAGGCCGACGTCTCCACGAGCGCCGAGGGCCTGCGCTTCGTGCTGGAGGAGGCGCGCCGCACGTGGCCCGAGGCGGGCTCGCGCGGGCTCATCACGAACTTCGCGGGCCTGCGCGCCTCGGCTGCCGAGGGCGGCGACTTCGTCATCGGCGAGCCCGACGACGCGCCGGGCTTCTTCAACATCGCCTGCTTCGACTCGCCGGGCCTCACGTCGGCCCCGGCGGTGGGCGCGCATGTGGCGGCAAGCATAGCAGAGCAGCTGGGCGCGCGGGAGAATCCGGGGTTCGAGCCGCGCCGCGAGCGCGAGAAGCCCTTCTGCGACCAGGCTGAAGGAGAGCGCGCCGCAGCCGTGGCGGCCGATCCGCGCGCCGGGCGCATCGTGTGCCGCTGCTGCGAGGTGACCGAGGCCGAGATCGTGCGCGCCCTGCACGGGCCCCTGCCGGTGCTCTCGCTCGACGCGCTCAAGTGGCGCACGCGCGCGATGATGGGCCGCTGCCACGCGGGGTTCTGCTCGCCGGAGATCGCGCGCATCGTCGCGCGCGAGGCGGGCGTGGTGCCCGACCGTTTGGACAAGCGTCTGCCGGGATCGCCGGTGGTGGCCGCCGCGCGTCCCGACTACGTGGAGCTGGCCGGTCGTGCCGCGCATCCGGAGCGGGCGGCCGAGGACGGCTCCGAGGCCGAGGACGGCTCCGAGGTCTACGACGTCGCGGTGGCCGGAGGCGGCGCTGCCGGCATCGCCGCGGCCCAGGCGGCGGCCGTCGAGGGCGCGCGCGTGGTCTTGATCGACCGCGAGGCGCGCCTCGGGGGCATCCTCAAGCAGTGCGTGCACAACGGCTTCGGCCTGCACCGTTTCGGCGAGGAGCTCACCGGCCCCGAGTACGCCGAGCGCGAGATCGACGCGCTTGAAGGCGTCGACGTGCTGCCGAGCGCCTCGGCCGTCTCGCTCGAGGCCGCGCCGCAGGAGGGCGGGCCCCTCGTCGTCCATGTCGTGGACGAGCACGGCGCCCGCGCGATTCGCGCTCGCTCCGTCGTGCTGGCCACCGGCTCGCGCGAGCGGGGTCTCGGCGCGCTCAACGTGGCGGGCAGCCGCCCGTCGGGCGTGTTCTCGGCCGGCAGCGCGCAGAACTTCATGAACCTGCAGGGATGCCTGCCCGGACGGCGCGCCGTCATCCTGGGCTCGGGCGACATCGGCCTCATCATGGCGCGCCGCCTCGCCTCGCAGGGCGCCGAGGTCGAGGGCGTCTACGAGCTCATGCCGCACCCGTCGGGCCTGCGCCGCAACGTCGTGCAGTGCCTCGATGACTTCGGCATCCCGCTGCACCTCAGCCGCACGGTCACGCGCCTGGAGGGCGAGGGGCGCCTTTCGGCCGTGTACGTGTCCGAGGTGGACCCCGACACGATCCAGGTGATCCCCGGCACCGAGCGCCGCGTGCCCTGCGACGCGCTGCTGCTGTCAGTGGGCCTTCTGCCGGAGAACGAGCTGGCGAAGACGGCAGGCGTGCCGCTTGACGCCGTCACGGGCGGCGCGCGCGTGGACAACCGCCTGGAGACGGACGTCGCCGGCGTGTTCGCCTGCGGCAACGCGCTGCACGTGCACGACCTGGTCGACCACGCCTCCGAGGAGGGCCAGCGCGCGGGAGCCGCGGCGGCCGCGCACGCGAGGCGAGTCGCGGCGGGCGAGGGGGCCGGAGCGCGGGCGGCCGTGCCCGTGACGGCCGGCGAGGGCGTGCGCTACGTGGTTCCCCAGGCCGTGGACGCCGCGACGCCGGCCGACGAGTCCGTCACGCTGTCGCTGCGCGTCTCGCGCGCCGTGCGCAACCCGCGCTTCTTCGTGGAGGGCGTCGACGAGGCCGGGCGCGTGCGCGAGCTCAAGCGGGCGAAGACCATGGTGGCCGTCCCCGCAGAGATGGTGCAGATCAAGCTCGCGGCCGGTGAGTTCGCCGGGCTCGCCTCGGCGCGCGTGCGCGTGGAGGGCCGCGACGAGGCGGTCGCCGCGCGCCCGGCTGCGGCGACGGGCATGGCCGGGGGAGGTGCCGAGTAA
- a CDS encoding NifB/NifX family molybdenum-iron cluster-binding protein translates to MRIAVASEGLKVSPYFGHCSSFTCYKIERGMIVECQNMPNPGLASPKLAAVLCDLDVRVLIAGSIEREAADALRAESIEVIPNEKGTARAAAEAFLARTLTGTDEWHGEEEGRNVCEA, encoded by the coding sequence ATGAGGATAGCGGTGGCTAGCGAGGGGCTGAAGGTATCCCCCTATTTCGGACACTGCTCCAGCTTCACCTGCTACAAGATTGAACGCGGCATGATCGTGGAATGCCAGAACATGCCGAATCCGGGCCTGGCCTCCCCCAAGCTCGCGGCGGTCCTGTGCGACCTGGACGTGCGCGTGCTCATAGCGGGCTCCATCGAGCGCGAGGCGGCCGACGCGCTGCGCGCCGAGAGCATCGAAGTGATCCCCAACGAGAAGGGCACCGCCCGCGCGGCCGCCGAGGCCTTCCTCGCGCGCACCCTCACAGGCACGGACGAATGGCACGGCGAAGAAGAAGGCCGCAACGTCTGCGAGGCGTGA